The segment TCGCCGTCACGTCATCGACCCAGGGCGCGGTAGTCACCATCCGGTACAGGGCGGCCTCGTCCGGGGCGGTCACATTGGCAACGAACTGAAATTCGCCGGCCAGGGCCGCGGCATACCGTACCCACGGCGATGCGATCAGTCCGCGCGCCAGGTGGTCTACCCGCGCCGGGTGCACCTTCACCCACAGCATTGCCTCCGTCGGCAAGCCCAGGCAGGCTGGGTCGACGACAACCCGCAGCCGGACTCCCCCGTCGCGCAGCAGCCAATCCACCCGCCGCCGAGCGGTTGCCTCTGACGCCCCCGTCAGCCGGGCGAGCTCGGCGAACCCCACCCTGCCGTCAACCTGCAGGGCAGCCACAATCTTCTCGTCGAGCGCGGAGAACGGCCGCATCTTCGACCGCTCCTGTTCGGGCGGCAATCCCGGCAGTCCGTCCGAAAGACCCACTGCCTCCCGTTCGGTGAGAATTCCGGGGCGCCATTCCCGCACAGTGCGGTAGTACCGCAGAATGGGGTCGGTCCAGAACCTGGCAACGCCGACAGTAGCGGGCAGTTCATCGAGCACCAGCCGGGACAGATCGCCCGAGGTAACCTCGAACTCTGCAACGCAATCGGCGCCGCCGGTCAGCGCATAGGAGAATATGCAATCCGGCCGGTTCGCCAGCGCGGTTGCCGCGATGCGCACCGTGCCTGGCGCACACTGTGCCCGAACCAGAGCGGTGGGATGGTTGCCCGGGAGCGCCGAGACGGCAATGACATTCGAGTCCAGCAGTGCAGACGCCCGGCGGTTGATGTTGCGCTCGGGTTCGCC is part of the Saxibacter everestensis genome and harbors:
- a CDS encoding Lrp/AsnC family transcriptional regulator; protein product: MIQELDALDQRIVAALQVDGRCSWRKMADVLGEPERNINRRASALLDSNVIAVSALPGNHPTALVRAQCAPGTVRIAATALANRPDCIFSYALTGGADCVAEFEVTSGDLSRLVLDELPATVGVARFWTDPILRYYRTVREWRPGILTEREAVGLSDGLPGLPPEQERSKMRPFSALDEKIVAALQVDGRVGFAELARLTGASEATARRRVDWLLRDGGVRLRVVVDPACLGLPTEAMLWVKVHPARVDHLARGLIASPWVRYAAALAGEFQFVANVTAPDEAALYRMVTTAPWVDDVTAIETDIVLQAAKRSGRLLG